The Streptomyces pratensis genomic interval TGCCCTCCGATCCCGATGCGACCGAGCGTGCCCGCGCGCACTGGCAGGGCCGTCTGGACGAACTGCCCCCGAGCCCTTCGCTGCCCTTCGACCGCGATCCGGCGACCATCGGTGCTCCCTCCTTCACCCGGCGCCGACTGCGGCTGGACCCGGCGGACTGGCGCACACTCAAGGAGGCCGCCGCCCGCCATGGCCTGACGCCGTCCACCGTGCTGCTCGCTTCGTACTGCGAGGTGCTGGCGGCCTGGAGCGGAACCGACGCCGTCACCGTCACCCTCACGCTGTTCAACCGGCGTGACGCGCACCCGCATATCCATCGGGTGCTGGGTGACTTCACCTCGCTGTCCCTGGCGGGATACCGCCGGGAGGACGAGGGCTGGCCGGCTTCCGCCCTAGCCCTCCAACGGCGTCAGGCCGAGGACCTCGACCACAGGGACGTGCCGATCGACTGGCTGCTGCGGGAGTTCGGCCGCCGCGCGGGGACGGTGGAGTCCGCCGCCCCCGTCGTGTTCACCAGCGCCGTGGGGGTCGGCGACGCGGCCCTGGCGGATCCAGGCAGCGGCTTCCCGGCGAAGATCTGGGGCATCTCGCAGTCCCCCCAGGTCTGTCTGGACAACCAGGTCACCGAGGAGTCCGGAGCGCTCGTCGTCACCTGGGACGCGGTGGAGGAACTCTTCGCCGACGGCGTCCTCGACGCCATGTTCACCGCCCACACCCGGCTGCTGCGCCACCTGGTGACGAGCGACTGGGCGTCCCCCTTGCCCGATCCGCTGCCCGCAGTGCAGCGGGAGCGGCGCCGCGCGGCGGTGCTGGAGGCCCGACGGGACCAGCCGGTACCCGCTGCCCTGCATGAAGCCTTCTTCGTGCACGCCGAAAACAGCCCCGCCCGCACGGCCCTCGTCACCCCGGACGGTGCGACGACCGGTTACGGCCCGCTGGCCGAGCAGGCACTGCGTACGGCTGCTGCTCTGGTGGCCGCCGGGGTGGGCGAGGGCGACCTGGTCGCCGTCACCCTGCCCAAGGGCCCGGAACAGATCGCCGCCGTCCTGGGCGTGGTCGTGGCCGGTGCCGCTTATGTGCCGCTCGGTCTCGAACAGCCCGCCGCTCGGCTGGAACGGGTACGCGCCACGGCCGGCTTCCGGCTCGTGGTGGGGAGCTGGCCCGCCCCGCCCGGCCAGGAGGAGAACACGACGGCACCCCGCGTGTTGTCATTCCCGGACACGCAGGCGTTCCCGCCGCTGTCGGCCCCCAGGGAGATCCACCCCGACGCGCTCGCCTATGTCATCTTCACGTCGGGCTCCACAGGTGAGCCCAAGGGTGTCGAGATCACCCACGCCGCCGCCTGGAACACCGTCGCCGACATCGGGACCCGACATGGCATCGGCCCGGACGACCGCGTGTTCGCACTGTCGGCCCTGGACTTCGACCTGTCCGTGTACGACATCTTCGGGCTGCTGTCCGTCGGCGGATCCCTGCTGCTGCCCACCGAGGAGTTGCGCCGCGAACCGGCGCGCTGGCCCGGCCTGGTGGCCCGTCATGACGTGACGGTATGGAACACCGTTCCCGCTCTCCTCGACCTTCTGCTGGACGCCGACGAACGGCGTGCGCCAGGTAACGGCGGCATCCGGGGCCTGCGTACCGCGCTGGTCTCCGGTGACTGGATCGGGCTCGACCTCCCCGGCCGACTGAAGGAGCGGACCGCGCGCCCCTGCGTGTTCGTTGCCATGGGCGGAGCCACGGAGGCATCCATCTGGTCGAACACATTGACCGTCGACGAGGTGGACCCCCGATGGGTCTCCATCCCGTACGGACGGCCCCTCACCGGGCAGGACTACCGGGTCGTCGACCCGGCGGGGCGTGACTGCCCGGACTGGACCCCCGGAGAGCTGTGGATCGGCGGCCTGGGACTGGCCCGCGGCTATCTGTCGGACCCGGACCGCACAGCCGAGAAGTTCGTCGTGCGGGACGGCCGGCGCTGGTACCGCACGGGAGACCTCGGACGGTACCGGGACGACGGAACACTGGAATTCCTCGGCCGCCTCGACAGCCAGCTGAAGATCGCGGGCCACCGCATCGAGGCCGGTGAGATCGAGGCCGCCCTCGAAGCGCACCCGGACGTGGTACGTGCCGCGGTGGTCGCGGTGGGGGAGCGCACAGCCAAGCGTCTCGTCGCCTTCGTCGTGCCGCAGGAGGTCACTGCCACCGACGACGTCATCGCTGTTCTCCCCGCCTGGCTCGCCGAGCGGCTGGCCGCCTACGCCGTGCCGTCCCGGCTGCTCGCGTTGCCGGCCCTGCCGTTGACCGGAAACGGGAAGGTGGACCGGAACATCCTGGTCCGCACGGCCGAGCAGGAGACCACCGCCACCGGTGCCGAGCCGCCACGGGGTGAGGTCGAGACGGTGCTTGCGGAGCTGTGGCAGGAGTACGTGCCCGGCCACGCGCCGGACCGCAACGCCAACTTCTTCACGCTCGGCGGGGACAGCCTCTCCGCGCTCCGCCTGGTCGGCGCGGTCGAACGCCGGCTCGGGGTCTCCGTGCCCGCCCGGCGCATCTACGCCGCTCCGACCATCGCCGCCCTCGGCGCGGACATCACCCGCACGCTCGCTGCCGACTCGACCGCTTACGAAACTGGAGAACTGTGAACCCCGCTGAACTTCTGGCCCGCTGCGCCGACGAGGGCGTGCACCTGTGGGCTCAGGACGGACAACTCCGCTTCCGCGCACCGCAGGGCCGGCTCACGGACGAAATCCGGACCGAACTGCGCACGCACAAGGCAGCGATCCTGCACCACCTACAAGCTGACGACACCGTCCTGCGGAGCGACGAAGCCGGGCGCCACGACCCCTTTCCGCTGACGGACATCCAGGCGGCCTACCTCATCGGCCGCACCGATGCCTACGCCTACGGCGGCATCGGCTGCCATGCCTACGTCGAACTGGAGTACGCCGAGCTCGACGTGGAGCGCGTCGCCACCGTGTGGGGCGAGCTGGTCCAGCGACACGACATGCTGCGCGCCGTCATCCACAGCGACGGCTACCAACGGGTGCTGCCCGACGTCCCCGCACCGGACGTGACCGTCGATGACCTGGTTGCCATCGCCGACGTGAGCGAGGCCGACGCGGCCGTCGCGCGCACCCGGGCGCGGATGTCCGTACGGCAGAAGCCCACCGACCGCTGGCCGCTGTTCGACGTGCACGTGAGCCTGACCGGCACGCGTGCCGTGCTTCACCTGTCCTTCGACATGCTCACCGTCGACCACGCCAGCCTGCGGATCCTCCTCGCCGAGTTCCAGACCCGTTACAGCGGCTCCGCACTGTCCGAGGCACCCCGGTTCTCCTTCCGCGACTACGTCCTGGCCCGGCGTGCCCTCGCCGAAGGCGCCGAGTACACCCGGGACCGGGCGTACTGGACGGACCGGCTCGACACGCTTCCGCCCGCTCCCGAACTTCCTCTCTCGGAAACCTGGGAGCCGAAGGTGGAGGGCGCCACGGTCACCGGCCGCGAAGCCGCGACCGGTGACGCCGCGAGCTTCGCCAGGCTCGAGTACCTGCTCCCGTCCTCCGCCAGGGAACGCTTCACCGAACGGGCGGCACGACGAGGACTGACTGTGTCCGCCGCACTGCTCACCGCTTACGCCGAGACCGTCGGCCGCTGGTCACGCACCACCCGGTTCACCCTCAACGTGCCGACGGTGGACCGCCCCCCGCTGCACGAGGACATAGGCCGGCTCGTCGGTGACTTCACCTCCCTCGAACTGCTGGCCGTCGACCTCGACGCCCCGGTGTCCTTCGCCGAACGGACCCAGACCCTCGGCGGCCAGCTTCTCGAAGACCTGAGCCACCCCCTGTTCACCGGATCCGAGGTGCTGGCCGAGCTTTCCCGCAGAGCCGGAGCACCGGTCCTCATGCCGGTCGTCTTCACCAGTGCCCTCAGCTCCGGTGCCACATCGGGCGGGGTGCCCCCGGAGGTGACGTATGCCGTCACCCAGACGCCGCAGGTGTGGCTCGACTGCCAGGTCATGCGGCGAGGTGACGCGCTGAGCCTGTCGTGGGACATTCGGGAGGGGGCACTCAGCGGCTCGGTCGCCGAGGACATGTTCGCCGCCTACACCGGCCTCGTACGCCTTCTGTCGGGCGAAGGCGCCGTCGGTGAGGCGGCCTGGGACGAGCCGGCCCACGTCGAACTCCCGGTGGCTCAGACCGCCCGCAGGTCCGAGGTGAACGCGACCGAAGGGCCGCTGCCGGACACCCTGCTCCACGCACCCGTGCTCACCCAGGCGAAGGCCACACCGGACGCGATCGCGGTCCGGACACCCGAGCTGGCCCTGTCGTACCGGCAGCTCGTCCACCGCGCGAGCGCCTTGGCCGGCACTCTGGAGGAGTCCGGGCTGCGGCCGGGTGAGCCGGTGGCCATCTGGATGGACAAGGGGTGGGAACAGGCGGTCGCAGTGCTCGGGGTCCTCATCGCGGGCGGCGCGTACCTCCCTGTCGACACGGCACAGCCGCCGGCCCGCCGGGACACGATCCTGGCGGACGCCGCTGTCCGCACGGTCCTGACGCAGTCCTGGCTCGCCGAGACCGACGACCTCCCCCCGAACGTGTCCGCCTCGGCCGTCGACCTGCTGCCGGAGGACCTCCCGGCCACGACGCTCCACGCAACCCGCCACCCCGACGAACTCGCCTACGTCATCTACACGTCGGGCTCAACCGGCACGCCCAAGGGCGTGATGATCAGCCACCGCGCCGCCCTCAACACCGTCGAGGACATCAACCGCCGGTACGCCGTCAACGACCAGGACCGCGTCCTCGGCATCGCGGGGCTGAGCTTCGACCTCTCCGTGTACGACCTGTTCGGCCCCCTGTCGGTGGGCGCGACACTCGTCCTGCCGCAGGCCGAGCGGCGCGGCGACCCCTCGCACTGGGCCGAACTCGTCCAGGACTTCGGCGTCACCGTCTGGAACTCCGTGCCCGGACAGCTGCACATGCTGTGCGACTGGCTCCGCGCGGAGCCGGTCGCCGACGACGACAACACCCTGAGGCTGGCCCTCATCTCCGGCGACTGGGTCCCGGTCGCCCTGCCCGACGAGGCCCGTGCCGTTCTGCCGGGCCTGGAAGTCATCTCCCTCGGCGGCGCGACCGAAGGTTCCATCTGGTCCATCGCGCACCCCGTCGGCGAGGTGGACACCGCACGCCCGAGCATCCCCTACGGCAAGCCCCTGACCAACCAGAGCTTCGCCGTGCTCGACCAGCAGCTGCGCCAACGGCCCGAATGGGTCCCGGGCGAGCTGTACATCGGCGGAGCCGGCGTCGCCATGGGCTACATCGGTGACGAAGCACGCACCGCGGAGCGGTTCCTCGTGCACCCCGTCAGCGGTGAACGGATCTACCGCACAGGCGACCTCGGACGCTACCTCCCCGACGGATCCATCGAGTTCCTCGGCCGCGAGGACGCCCAGGTGAAGATCCGCGGCTACCGGGTCGAACTCGCCGAGGTCGAAGCAGCCGTCCAGGCACACCCGGCCGTGGCCGCCGGCGCGGTCGTCGTCGACGACTCCGGCTCCGGAGGCCGACGTCTCGCCGCTTTCGTCGAGACGGCCCGCCGCGAAGGCGACGAGCCGGCGAGGCAGGCCACCGAAGGTGTCCACAAGGCGGCGGCCGAAGCCGTACGCGCAGCGTCCGAAGCCGTCGACCCCGCGCAGTTGACGGCCTTCCTCGACGCTCTCGACGACGTCGCGCTCGCAGAGATGACGCGCGTGCTCCTGGCGGCCGGGCTCTTCGGGGACGGCGCCGCACACTCGGCGGACGAGGTGGCCACCGCCCTGCGCTCGACCCCCCGCCACCGTCACATCGTGCGGCGATGGCTGCGCGCCCTGGCCGGCCGGGGGCAGCTGACGCACCGCGACGCCGATGACACCTATAGGGGCCTCGCTGCCATCCCCGGGGCCGAGCTGGAACGGAGATGGCGGCGCGCCGCCGAACTGGAACGCGAGGTCGGGTGGAGCACCGAACTGCTCACCGTCATGCGCACCTGCGCCGACCGGCTGCCGGAGCTGATCGCCGGAGACACAGGAATCAGGGAGCTCCTTTTCCCCGGCGCGGCGCTGGAGGCGGCGGACGCCGCCTACCGCGACAACCTCGCCATCCGCCACCTCAACCGTGCCGTCGTCGCCGCACTGGCCGAGATCGCCGCCGCACACACCGGCGAGGACCGGCTGCGGGTGCTGGAAGTGGGCGGAGGCGTCGGCGGCACCACGGGCGAACTGGTGCCCGTACTCGCCGAGTACGGGGTGGATTACCTCTTCACGGACGCGTCGGCCTTCTTCCTCAACGAGGCACGCGAACGCTTCGCGGACCACGCCTGGGTGCGGTACCAGCGATTCGACGTGGACGAGGACCCGCGCGAGCAGGGCCTCGTACCCAACACCTTCGACGTCGTGGTGTGCGCCAACACCCTGCATGCCGCCGCCGACGCCGATGCGGCAGTGGGCCGGCTGCGAGAACTGCTGGTTCCCGGCGGACAGCTCGTGTTCGTCGAGAACACCCGTGACGAGAACTGCCCTCTGCTGGTCTCCATGGAGTTCCTCGAGGTCGCCGGACACACCTGGACCGACGTACGCGCACACACCGGCCAGTCCTTCCTCACCCACTCGCAGTGGCGGGAGCTCCTCGACCGGCACGAGGCGACGGACGTGGTGTCACTGCCGGAGCCGGAGGACCCGCTGGCCGCCACCGGGCAGGAGGTGTTCATCGCCACGGTGAAGGGAGACCGGCACCACGTACCTGTGGGCGAGCTGTCGCGCAGCGCCGCCACCCGGCTGCCCGAGTACATGCTTCCCACCGTCTGGCAGGTGGTCGACACCCTGCCCCGCACCGCCAACGGCAAGACCGACCGGTCACTGCTGCGGACCTGGCTGCCCCGGGAGACCACCCGGCCCGTGGTGGACGAGCGGCCGATGGACGACCTCGAGACCAGCCTGGCCGGGCTTTGGGCAGAGCTCCTGTCGGTCGAGCGCGTCACCAGGAACGACGACTTCTTCGCCCTGGGCGGGGACTCCCTGCTGGTCGCCCGCATGGTGGCCCAACTGCGCGACCGCGTACCGCAGGCCGCCGAACTCGAATGGGAAGTCGTCCTGCGGCAGATGCTCCGCCGCCCCACGGTGGCCGGACTCGCCGGCTTCCTGCGGGGACTGACCAGCGAGGAGGAAGCACTGGGCAACGGGACCGCGATACGGACCGATCCCGTCATCCAACTGCACGGTGCGCGGTCGGCCGATGAGCCGACAACGGTGCTCGTGCACGCCGGAACCGCCACGATCATGCCGTACCGGGCGCTGATCACCGAGATCAGGCGACGCTCCCCAGGACTCGCCGAGGTGGTCGGCGTGGAGGTCCCCGACCTGAACGGCTTCCTCGCCTCCCCGCCCGAGGGACTCATCGAGCAGCTCGCCGCCGACTACGCACGCGCCCTGACAGCGGGCGGCCGACGCCGCTTCCACGTCGTGGGTTACTGCCTGGGCGGACTGATCGCCACCGAAGTGGCCCGCAACCTGGCGGAGTCCGGGGCCGAGGTGGAGAGCCTCACCGTCATCAGCAGCCACAGCCCGCGCTTCCGTCTGGACGACGAGCTGCTCTCCGAGTACTCCTTCGCCGTCATGATGGGCATCGACCCCGCCGCGCTGGGTTTCCCCGGCGACCAGTACCGGGTGGCCGCGGCAGCCGACGCCGTCCTGGCCGGCAGCCCCGGGGTCCTGCCCGACGGCGGGCTCGCCGCGCTCCCTGCCGAGTTCGCCGACGTAGCGGACCGCTTCCGGGCCCTGGCCGAGGTGCCCCGCCCGACCCGCATAGCGCGGATGTGCGAGGCCGTCCCCGCATCCGCGGGGACCTACGAACCCGAGCACATGACACGGCTGTTCCTCGCCTTCCGGCAGAGCGTCTTCGCCATCACCCGCTACGACGCCGAGCCGTACGCGGGCGACATCACCTTCCTGCGTCACGACGGTGCGTATCCCTTCCCCGGAAGCAAGGACGCCGTCACCACGTACTGGCACGAACTGGCACTGGGCGAACTGGACATCGTCGACATCGGCGGTGACCACTACAGCTGCCTGTCCGTCGAACACGCCCCCACCATCCTCAAGACCCTCAGTGAGCTGACCCAGGGAGCGATCACCCGATGACGAAAAGACCTCTCATCGGTGTCCTGGGCGCTTCCGGAGCCGTGGGCCGGGCCGCCGTGCGCGAGCTGCGGGCACTCGGCCACGGGGGACTGCGGTTGGGCGGGCGCACCCCGTCGGCGCTCCGTGCGATCGCTGAACAGGACCCACATGGCCGTGACGAGACCGTCAGAGCGGACGCCGAGACCCCGGGCGGCCTGAGCGCCTTCGCCGACGGATGCGACGTCGTCCTCAACTGCGTCGGCCCCACCTACCGGCTCCGGGCCACCGTCGCCTCGGCCGCTCTCGCCGCCGGAGCACACTGCGTGGACGTCGCCGGGGACGACCCGGCCGCCGAGGACCTGCTCAAGGACGGCGACCCCGGCCAGGACGGCCGGTCCGTGGTCCTGTCGGCGGGGGCGCTGCCCGGCCTGTCCAGCCTGCTGCCGCGCTGGCTGGCCCGGCAGGGCCTCGACCGGTCCACCGGTCTGACGGCGCACTGCGGCGGCCTGGAGACCTGCTCACCCACGGTGGCGCAGGACCTCATGCTCTCGCTCACCTCCGGGGGCGCGGACGGCGCCGCCTACGGCGAGCCGCTCGCGGCCGTCCGGGGCGGCCGTCGCGTCACACGCGCGTTGCGTACCGCCGAGGACACCGAACGGGCAGGATTCCCCGGCAGGGTCGCTGTGCAGCCCTACCTGAGTGGAGAGAGCGAACGCCTCGCGAACGACCTGGGGCTCGACCGGCTCGACTGGTACAACGTCCACCCGGGTGCCCAGGTGCGCTCCCTGCTCAGCCTCCTGCCGGGCCACCTTGCCGAGGGCGCCGACCCGGACGAGCTGGCACGCCGCCTGATCCTCGCCGCCGATCTCGACCTGGCCGGGCGCAAGCCCTACTACGTCATGGACTTCGAACTGGCCGGGGCCGCGTCAGGACGGCCCGCGACGGCCGGACTGACGCTGCGCGCCGCGAGCAGCTACCGGCTGACGGCCGCCGTCGGCGCGCTGGCGGTCGACGCGGTCCTGGACGCCGTGGTGCCCCCCGGTGTCCACTTCGCGTGCGACGTGCTCGACCCCGACGCCGTGGTCCGCCACCTGCGTACGGGCGGTGCCGGCGAGCTGCGGCTCACCGGCACCGCCGCACCGGCGGACACCGAGCCGGACGAGGAGGGGGTCCTGTGACCGCCGCAGCACCCTTCCGTGTCCTCGTCTGCGGCACCAACTTCGGCCGCTTCTACGCCGAAGCCGTTCGCAGGCGGCCCGGATACGTCCTGGCCGGCATCCTCAGCCGGGGCTCCGCCGCCTCAAGGGCGTACGCGGAAAGCACCGGCGTGCCCTTCTTCACGGACGTCGATCAGCTCCCGGACGACATCGACGCCGCATGCGTGGCGGTCAGCTCCTCGATCTCTGGCGGAGAGGGAACGGAGCTGGCCAGGGCACTGATGGACCGCGGCATCCACGTACTCCAGGAACACCCTGTGCACCTCACGGAACTGACGGACTGCCTCAAACACGCACGGCGTCGTGGAGTGCAGTACCGCGTCAACACCCACTATCCGCACGTGGGCCCCGTCCGATCCTTCATCGAAGCGGCCCGCAGGCTCACTACCCTGCAGAAGCCGCTGTTCGTGGACGCGGCCACGCCCGTCCACCTGCTGCACCCGATGGTGGACATTCTCGGTCAGGCGCTGGGAACCCTGCGCCCCTGGCGCTTCGCCGACCCGGCCGCGCTGCCCGCGGACATCGGTCCGCAGCCGTTCCGCACCCTGCAGGGCGTGATCGGCGGCGTACCGGTCACCTTGCGGGTGCACCACCAGCTCGATCCGTCCGACCGGGACAACCACGCACTGCACTGGCACCGGCTCTCCATCGGTACCGAGGGCGGCGTCCTCGCACTGGCCGACACCCACGGACCAGTCCTGTGGAGTCCACGGCTGCACATCACCAGGGACGAGGACCGCCGGTTTCGCCTCGACGGCCCGGGCACGGGAAGCCTCGGTCTCGGCACCACCGCAGTCGTCGGCACCACGGGCACCTTCCAGAACGTGTTCACCGACCTGTGGCCGCAGGCGATCGGCAGCGCCCTCGACGGCCTGCGTGACGCGGCGGTGCGTGGTGGAGACGCCCTTCGAGCCGGGCAGTACGACCTCGCGGTGTGCCGCATCTGGTCCGACCTTGCAGCCCGGCTGGGGCCGCCCGAGATCGTCAGGCCCGGGACTCCGCGCCCCCTTTCGGCCGGCGACGTGTTCCCGGACCCTGAGCCGGCCGCGTTCACCACTCGACGGGCCGCTCCACCCGAGCACTCCGAGGAAACGGCTCCCTACACCCCCTCGGCGGAGTTCTTCGACCTCGTCGCGGCACAGCACACCGCGACCGCGAGTGCCTCCGCCGTCGCCGCCCTGTTCGCCGACGCCGAACTCGGTGACGGCCCTGTGCTCGACATCGGCGCGGGAACCGGACTCCTGACCGAAGCCGTCGCTCGCGCCAGGCCCGACGTGGAGATCCTCGCCTGCGAACCGGCCGTCGGCATGCGCGCCGTACTGACCAGTCGGGTCTTCAGCGATCCGGACCTGCGCTCCCGGGTCACCGTCACGGCCGACGCCGCTCCTGACTGCGAACTCCCCGACCGCATCGGCGCCGTCCTCCTCTGCGGAGTCCTTGGCCACCTCGGCACCGCAGAGCGCCGCAGGCTCTGGGAGAGGCTGAGACAACGACTGGCCCCCGGTGGATTCGTCGTCGTGGAACTCATGGGATTCGACGCGCCGCTGACTCTGCCCGAGACGAGGCTCGCCACTGCTCGTGCCGGACAGCACCGCTACGAATGGTCGTTCTCCGGGGCGCCGGACGAGACGGACACGGCCGCGATGCGCCTGCACACCACCTGGCGCGTCCACCGCGGCGACGAACCCGGTGTGGTGCGCGAGGTGCACGACTCGTACCGCTGGCACCCCTTCGGTCTCAGCGACGTCGCCGCCGAGTCCGGCATGACCGTACGCGCCCTGCCCACCCGGCCCGGTGCGCCGCCCCTGGCCGTACTCACCCACGAGCCGGGCCCGGTACCCGCTGCCCGCCGCCCCCTCTCGTCTCCGTCAGCACCTACCGAGGACTACCGATGAACGCTTCCACCCCTCCCGGCTCCGGCACCCCCGGCGTGAGCGGACCGTCCGAAGCCGGCCTGCCCCGCGACTTCCCGATCCAGCGGGGTTGTCCCTTTGCCGCGCCCGCGGAGTACGACACCCTGCGCACCGATGATCCGGTGGCGCGCGTGACGCTCCCCACCAGGCGCGAGGCATGGGTGGTGTCCCGCTACGACGACGTGCGCGCCCTGCTCTCCGATCCACGCGCCAGCGCGGACATCCGCCGCCCCAACTTCCCGGCGCTCGGCGAGGGGGAGCAGGAGGCCGGGGCGAAATTCCGCCCCTTCATCCGCACGGACGCCCCTGAGCACACCCGCTACCGCCGCATGCTCCTTCCGGAGTTCACCGTCCGGCGCGTACGCGCCATGCGGCCCGCCGTACAGGCCCGCGTGGACGAACTCGTGGACGACATGCTCGCCGCCGAGCAGCCGGTCGACTTCGTCTCCGCGTACGCCAACGCCGTCTCCACATCGGTGATCTGCGAACTGCTCGGCATCCCCCGGGAGAACCTCGAGTTCTTCCGGGACGTCACCCGGATCTCCGGCTCCCGCCACAGCACCGCTGAACAGGTCTCCGAAGCCCTCGGCGGTCTCTTCGGCCTCATAGGCGGCCTGGTGGCCGAACGCCAGAAGGAACCCGGCGACGACCTGCTGTCCAAGCTCGTCACCGATCACCTGAACACCGGAAACGTCACCCTGAACGAACTGCTCTCCGCCGTCGGCATCACCATCAACGCCGGCCGTGAGACCAGCACCAACATGATCGCCCTCAGCACGCTGCTGCTCCTTGACCGGCCTGACCTGAAGGAGGAACTGCTGGCCGAGCCCGCGCTCATGCCCCGCGCCGTCGACGAACTCCTGCGCGTCATGTCCATCGCCGATTCCATCCCGCTGCGGGTGGCGGCCGAGGACATCGAGCTCTCCGGCCGGGTGATACCCGCCGACGACGGCGTCATCGGACTCCTCGCCGGGGCCAACCACGACCCCGAGCGGTTCGAACACCCGGAACAGGTCGACTTCCACCGGCCGGAGAACCACCACATCGCGTTCGGCTACGGCGTCCACCAGTGCATCGGGCAACATCTGGCCCGGCTGGAGCTGGAGATCGCCCTGGAAACACTCCTGCGCAGGGTTCCGACCCTGCGTCTCGCGGGTGACCGCGAGGAGGTCACGTTCAAGCACGACTCGGCCACCTTCGGACTCGAAGAACTGATGGTGACCTGGTGACCGCCTCCTCCCTCTCACTCCCGAACGCCTCCCACAGCCCGTGGATCAGGCGCTGGAGCGACGGGACCGCCCCCCGCCTCCGGCTGATCTGCCTTCCGCACGCGGGCGGCAGCGCGAGCTTCTACCGCCCCTGGGCGGCACTGCTGCCCCCTGAGGTCGAACTGCTCGCCATCCAGTACCCCGGCCGCGAGGACCGCTACGAAGACCCCGCCATCGTGAGCATGGATGAGCTGGTCACCGCCCTCGCGGACGTCCTGTCGGCCCTGCTCGACCGGCCGTACGCCCTCTTCGGGCACAGCATGGGATCGGCCGTCGCCTGGGAACTGGCCCACGAGCTGAACGGCCGCGGGGCACCGGCCCCGCGCCGCCTGTTCGTCTCCGGTCGCGCCGCCCCCGGCACCGCCGTTGTCGGTGACGTACACCGCCAGGACGACGACGTGCTCTGCGCCGAACTGCGACGGCTGGGCGGCACCAGCAGCGAGGTGCTCGATGATCAGGGCCTCCGTGCCCTGGTCCTCGGCACCGTACGCGACGACTACCGGCTCATCGAGACCTACCGTCCCTCCGTCCGCCCGCGACTGGACTGCCCGGTCCACGTACTGACCGGCAGCGAGGACCCGGAACTAGGCCAGGAGCGCATCAGCGAGCGGGCCGGAGGCTGGGCGGATCTCACGACCGCCCGTACCGAGGTACGCACCTTCCCCGGCGACCACTTCTACCTCACCCCCCGGCGCCGGGAGGTCGTCGCCACCGTCCTGCGGCGGATGGACCCCTCGCTGACCGCGGGCGGACACATGTGGCCGAGCACGCCGTGAGCCGGACGCCGCGTCCCCGTCCGTTCTCCTGGAGATTCCTTTGATCGACTACTACTCGACCTCGGCCGAGTTCTACGAAATGGTCGCCACCCGGCACACCGCCAGCAGCGGACCACCCCTCAGGCGTGTCCTCGAAGGTGTCGACACCTCATACGGCCCCGTGCTGGA includes:
- a CDS encoding thioesterase II family protein — its product is MTASSLSLPNASHSPWIRRWSDGTAPRLRLICLPHAGGSASFYRPWAALLPPEVELLAIQYPGREDRYEDPAIVSMDELVTALADVLSALLDRPYALFGHSMGSAVAWELAHELNGRGAPAPRRLFVSGRAAPGTAVVGDVHRQDDDVLCAELRRLGGTSSEVLDDQGLRALVLGTVRDDYRLIETYRPSVRPRLDCPVHVLTGSEDPELGQERISERAGGWADLTTARTEVRTFPGDHFYLTPRRREVVATVLRRMDPSLTAGGHMWPSTP
- a CDS encoding cytochrome P450, yielding MNASTPPGSGTPGVSGPSEAGLPRDFPIQRGCPFAAPAEYDTLRTDDPVARVTLPTRREAWVVSRYDDVRALLSDPRASADIRRPNFPALGEGEQEAGAKFRPFIRTDAPEHTRYRRMLLPEFTVRRVRAMRPAVQARVDELVDDMLAAEQPVDFVSAYANAVSTSVICELLGIPRENLEFFRDVTRISGSRHSTAEQVSEALGGLFGLIGGLVAERQKEPGDDLLSKLVTDHLNTGNVTLNELLSAVGITINAGRETSTNMIALSTLLLLDRPDLKEELLAEPALMPRAVDELLRVMSIADSIPLRVAAEDIELSGRVIPADDGVIGLLAGANHDPERFEHPEQVDFHRPENHHIAFGYGVHQCIGQHLARLELEIALETLLRRVPTLRLAGDREEVTFKHDSATFGLEELMVTW
- a CDS encoding Gfo/Idh/MocA family oxidoreductase; the protein is MTAAAPFRVLVCGTNFGRFYAEAVRRRPGYVLAGILSRGSAASRAYAESTGVPFFTDVDQLPDDIDAACVAVSSSISGGEGTELARALMDRGIHVLQEHPVHLTELTDCLKHARRRGVQYRVNTHYPHVGPVRSFIEAARRLTTLQKPLFVDAATPVHLLHPMVDILGQALGTLRPWRFADPAALPADIGPQPFRTLQGVIGGVPVTLRVHHQLDPSDRDNHALHWHRLSIGTEGGVLALADTHGPVLWSPRLHITRDEDRRFRLDGPGTGSLGLGTTAVVGTTGTFQNVFTDLWPQAIGSALDGLRDAAVRGGDALRAGQYDLAVCRIWSDLAARLGPPEIVRPGTPRPLSAGDVFPDPEPAAFTTRRAAPPEHSEETAPYTPSAEFFDLVAAQHTATASASAVAALFADAELGDGPVLDIGAGTGLLTEAVARARPDVEILACEPAVGMRAVLTSRVFSDPDLRSRVTVTADAAPDCELPDRIGAVLLCGVLGHLGTAERRRLWERLRQRLAPGGFVVVELMGFDAPLTLPETRLATARAGQHRYEWSFSGAPDETDTAAMRLHTTWRVHRGDEPGVVREVHDSYRWHPFGLSDVAAESGMTVRALPTRPGAPPLAVLTHEPGPVPAARRPLSSPSAPTEDYR